The following proteins are encoded in a genomic region of Actinomadura sp. NAK00032:
- the rsmA gene encoding 16S rRNA (adenine(1518)-N(6)/adenine(1519)-N(6))-dimethyltransferase RsmA, which translates to MGETRGLLGPADVRELAARLGIRPTKTLGQNFVIDANTVRRIVRAAGLSAGDVVVEVGPGLGSLTLALLPAARRVVAVEIDPVLAAELPATVAAREPDLAERLEVVRADAMKITQVPGPAPTALVANLPYNVAVPVVLNLLAALPSLRSALVMVQAEVADRMVAAPGGKIYGVPSVKLAWYGEARRAGAVGRAVFWPAPNVDSGLVAFTRRDPPPTAASREAVFAVVDAAFAQRRKTLRAALAGWAGSAAAAEEALRAAGVDPRSRGEALDVAAFARIAEYGPFRRGDRSPAP; encoded by the coding sequence ATGGGGGAGACACGGGGGCTGCTCGGGCCGGCGGACGTGCGGGAGCTGGCGGCGCGGCTCGGCATCAGGCCGACGAAGACGCTCGGGCAGAACTTCGTCATCGACGCCAACACGGTCCGGCGCATCGTCCGGGCCGCCGGGCTGTCCGCCGGCGACGTCGTCGTCGAGGTCGGGCCGGGCCTGGGGTCGCTCACGCTCGCGCTGCTGCCGGCGGCGCGGCGCGTGGTCGCGGTGGAGATCGACCCGGTGCTCGCCGCGGAGCTGCCCGCCACGGTCGCGGCGCGCGAGCCCGATCTCGCGGAGCGGCTGGAGGTCGTGCGGGCCGACGCGATGAAGATCACACAGGTGCCGGGGCCGGCGCCGACGGCGCTCGTCGCGAACCTGCCCTACAACGTCGCCGTCCCGGTCGTCCTGAACCTGCTGGCGGCGCTGCCGTCGCTGCGGTCCGCGCTGGTCATGGTGCAGGCCGAGGTCGCCGACCGGATGGTCGCGGCGCCCGGCGGGAAGATCTACGGCGTCCCGTCGGTGAAGCTCGCCTGGTACGGGGAGGCGCGGCGCGCCGGGGCGGTGGGGCGCGCGGTGTTCTGGCCCGCGCCGAACGTCGACTCCGGGCTCGTGGCGTTCACCCGCCGCGACCCGCCGCCGACCGCGGCGTCCCGCGAGGCGGTGTTCGCCGTGGTCGACGCGGCGTTCGCGCAGCGCCGCAAGACGCTGCGCGCGGCCCTCGCCGGATGGGCGGGCTCGGCCGCCGCCGCGGAGGAGGCGCTGCGCGCCGCGGGCGTCGACCCCAGGTCGCGGGGCGAAGCGCTGGACGTGGCCGCCTTCGCCCGGATTGCCGAGTATGGTCCTTTCCGCCGGGGAGATCGGTCCCCAGCCCCCTAG
- a CDS encoding glycoside hydrolase family 26 protein — MGTALLATAVVVATVAAGCGDGADAVPKITTTARAGVAPVPPQQGAYFGAWVPPEGTGLASSKPKPSGSETPTGTPSGAPSAKDAGKPGMAPVAGFEQRLGRQLDIVQSYRGWKSDFPRDLEKSVADGNRYLLLTWGGADTQEIVKGDHDELIARRARAIKALGKPVFLRWSRDMDKASLNDRVHSPADFVAAWKHLRAVFKREKVDNVAWVWCPTARGFGGRAGDYYPGDDQVDWICADADAGGGYDYRDLSEVMKTFLEWARKRQKPIMVAEFGVPKSYGTRRAEWLREAAKTLQDPQVKAVVYFNSNEEAQGARDTRRAYSVTADKHAMSALRELATAPYFNPRNLPVISGG, encoded by the coding sequence GTGGGGACGGCGCTGCTCGCGACCGCGGTCGTGGTCGCGACGGTGGCGGCCGGCTGCGGGGACGGCGCGGACGCGGTGCCCAAGATCACGACGACGGCGCGGGCCGGCGTCGCGCCCGTCCCGCCGCAGCAGGGCGCCTACTTCGGCGCGTGGGTGCCGCCGGAGGGCACCGGCCTCGCGTCGTCGAAGCCGAAGCCGTCCGGCTCCGAGACGCCCACCGGGACGCCGTCGGGCGCCCCGTCGGCCAAGGACGCCGGGAAGCCGGGCATGGCGCCCGTCGCGGGCTTCGAGCAGCGGCTCGGCCGGCAGCTCGACATCGTGCAGAGCTACCGGGGCTGGAAGAGCGACTTCCCCCGCGACCTGGAGAAGTCCGTCGCGGACGGCAACCGCTACCTCCTGCTGACCTGGGGCGGCGCCGACACCCAGGAGATCGTCAAGGGCGACCACGACGAGCTCATCGCGCGCCGCGCCCGCGCCATCAAGGCCCTCGGCAAGCCGGTGTTCCTGCGCTGGTCCCGCGACATGGACAAGGCGTCGCTGAACGACCGCGTCCACTCCCCGGCGGACTTCGTCGCCGCCTGGAAGCACCTGCGGGCGGTCTTCAAGCGGGAGAAGGTCGACAACGTCGCCTGGGTCTGGTGCCCCACCGCCCGCGGGTTCGGCGGCCGCGCCGGCGACTACTACCCGGGCGACGACCAGGTCGACTGGATCTGCGCCGACGCCGACGCGGGCGGCGGCTACGACTACCGCGACCTGTCGGAGGTCATGAAGACGTTCCTGGAATGGGCCCGCAAGCGGCAGAAGCCCATCATGGTCGCCGAGTTCGGGGTGCCGAAGTCCTACGGCACGCGCCGCGCCGAATGGCTCCGGGAGGCCGCCAAGACCTTGCAGGACCCGCAGGTCAAGGCCGTCGTGTACTTCAACTCCAACGAGGAGGCGCAGGGCGCCCGCGACACCCGCCGCGCCTACTCGGTCACCGCGGACAAGCACGCGATGTCCGCGCTCCGGGAGCTGGCGACGGCGCCTTACTTCAATCCCCGCAACCTCCCCGTCATCAGCGGCGGGTAG
- a CDS encoding 4-(cytidine 5'-diphospho)-2-C-methyl-D-erythritol kinase: MTVRVPAKVNLQLGVGPLRDDGYHDLVNVFHAVSLFDEVTARPAERLEIRVEAAPYSRVEIGGVPTDDDNLAARAARAVAARLGTEPRVALRIRKAIPVAGGMAGGSADAAAALVACARLWDDRERPALSRDDLMEIGAGLGSDVPFAVLGGTAVGTGRGERLTPALTRGVFHWVFATADGGLSTPAVYGECDRLRLEEGLPPARPEVSEPLMTALATGDAKALGAALTNDLQPAALSLRPSLRRTVDAGRDLGAIGALVSGSGPTCAFLAETDEDAADLADALAGAGVAAQVVRASGPVPGATLI, translated from the coding sequence GTGACGGTACGCGTCCCCGCCAAGGTCAACCTCCAGCTCGGCGTGGGGCCCCTCCGCGACGACGGGTACCACGACCTCGTCAACGTGTTCCACGCCGTGTCCCTGTTCGACGAGGTGACGGCGCGGCCCGCGGAGCGGCTGGAGATCCGCGTCGAGGCCGCGCCCTACTCGCGGGTGGAGATCGGCGGCGTCCCGACCGACGACGACAACCTCGCCGCGCGGGCCGCCCGCGCCGTCGCGGCCCGGCTCGGCACCGAGCCCCGGGTCGCGCTGCGGATCCGCAAGGCGATCCCCGTCGCGGGCGGGATGGCGGGCGGCAGCGCCGACGCCGCCGCCGCGCTGGTCGCCTGCGCCCGGCTGTGGGACGACCGGGAGCGGCCCGCGCTGTCGCGCGACGACCTGATGGAGATCGGCGCCGGTCTCGGCAGCGACGTGCCGTTCGCCGTCCTCGGCGGCACCGCCGTCGGCACCGGGCGCGGCGAGCGGCTCACCCCCGCCCTCACCCGGGGCGTGTTCCACTGGGTGTTCGCCACCGCCGACGGCGGCCTGTCGACGCCCGCCGTCTACGGCGAGTGCGACCGGCTCCGCCTGGAGGAGGGGCTGCCGCCGGCGCGGCCGGAGGTGTCGGAGCCGCTGATGACCGCGCTCGCCACCGGCGACGCCAAGGCCCTCGGCGCCGCGCTGACCAACGACCTGCAACCCGCCGCGCTGTCGCTGCGCCCGTCGCTGCGCCGCACCGTCGACGCCGGCCGCGACCTCGGCGCGATCGGCGCGCTGGTCTCCGGTTCCGGCCCGACCTGCGCGTTCCTCGCCGAGACCGACGAGGACGCCGCCGACCTCGCGGACGCGCTGGCCGGCGCGGGCGTCGCCGCGCAGGTCGTCCGGGCGTCCGGCCCGGTACCCGGCGCGACCCTGATCTGA
- a CDS encoding ABC-F family ATP-binding cassette domain-containing protein, with product MNLINLENVAKAYGPQPLLDAVSLGLDEGDRVGVVGRNGGGKSTLVAVLARETDPDAGRVTHARGLRLGYLTQRDAFPAGATVRSVVLGDRAEHEWAGDVRARDVLAGLLADLDLDAPLDGMSGGERRRVALARLLVPESDLLMLDEPTNHLDIEAIDWLARHLRARKVALLIVTHDRWFLDEVTDRTWEVVDGRVERYEGGYSAYVLAKAERSRIAAATEAKRQNLLRKELAWLRRGPQARTSKPKFRVDAAQALIADEPPLRDSVELTRFATARLGKTVYDIEDATVEVGGRELFSRMTWRLGPGDRVGLVGVNGSGKSTLLRLLDGAVRPVSGQVVQGKTVQLAHLSQNLEELDPSRRVLESVEEIQRRITVGKRDWTASQLLERLGFPGDRQWTPVGDLSGGERRRLQLLRLLMGEPNVLLLDEPTNDLDIETLTEVEDLLDGWPGTLVVVSHDRYFLERITDHVVALLGDGRVSMLPGGVDEYLERRAAGTAPKPGAAPKTGAAPAADGPAPPKPKGGQDWKARKELDRLERRLEKLAAQEGELHEQLAAHATDYAKLQELDGRLREIQAEAARVEEEWLMLAEDLG from the coding sequence GTGAATCTGATCAACCTTGAGAACGTCGCCAAGGCCTACGGGCCCCAGCCGCTGCTCGACGCCGTGTCCCTCGGCCTGGACGAGGGCGACCGCGTCGGCGTCGTCGGCCGCAACGGCGGTGGCAAGAGCACCCTCGTGGCCGTCCTCGCCCGCGAGACCGACCCCGACGCCGGGCGCGTCACCCACGCGCGCGGCCTGCGGCTCGGCTACCTCACCCAGCGGGACGCGTTCCCGGCGGGCGCCACCGTCCGGTCCGTCGTGCTGGGCGACCGCGCCGAGCACGAGTGGGCGGGCGACGTCCGCGCCCGCGACGTCCTCGCCGGGCTGCTCGCCGACCTCGACCTGGACGCCCCGCTCGACGGCATGTCCGGCGGGGAGCGCCGCCGCGTCGCGCTGGCCCGGCTGCTCGTCCCCGAGTCCGACCTGCTGATGCTCGACGAGCCCACCAACCACCTCGACATCGAGGCGATCGACTGGCTCGCCCGGCACCTCAGGGCGCGCAAGGTCGCGCTGCTCATCGTCACCCACGACCGCTGGTTCCTCGACGAGGTCACCGACCGGACGTGGGAGGTCGTCGACGGCCGCGTCGAACGCTACGAGGGCGGCTACTCCGCCTACGTCCTCGCCAAGGCCGAGCGCTCCCGGATCGCCGCCGCCACCGAGGCCAAGCGGCAGAACCTGCTCCGCAAGGAGCTGGCGTGGCTGCGCCGCGGCCCGCAGGCCCGGACGTCCAAGCCCAAGTTCCGGGTCGACGCCGCGCAGGCCCTCATCGCCGACGAGCCGCCGCTGCGCGACTCCGTCGAGCTGACCCGGTTCGCGACCGCGCGGCTCGGCAAGACCGTCTACGACATCGAGGACGCCACCGTCGAGGTCGGCGGCCGGGAGCTGTTCTCCCGGATGACGTGGCGGCTCGGGCCCGGTGACCGGGTCGGGCTCGTCGGCGTCAACGGCAGCGGCAAGAGCACCCTGCTGCGCCTCCTCGACGGCGCCGTCCGGCCGGTGTCGGGGCAGGTGGTGCAGGGCAAGACCGTCCAGCTCGCGCACCTGTCGCAGAACCTGGAGGAGCTCGACCCGTCCCGGCGCGTCCTGGAGTCGGTCGAGGAGATCCAGCGCCGCATCACCGTCGGCAAGCGCGACTGGACCGCCAGCCAGCTCCTGGAGCGGCTCGGCTTCCCCGGCGACCGGCAGTGGACGCCCGTCGGCGACCTGTCCGGCGGCGAGCGCCGCCGCCTCCAGCTGCTCCGGCTGCTGATGGGCGAGCCCAACGTCCTGCTGCTGGACGAGCCCACCAACGACCTCGACATCGAGACCCTCACCGAGGTCGAGGACCTCCTCGACGGCTGGCCGGGCACCCTCGTCGTCGTCAGCCACGACCGGTACTTCCTGGAGCGCATCACCGACCACGTCGTCGCGCTGCTCGGCGACGGCCGCGTGTCGATGCTGCCCGGCGGCGTCGACGAGTACCTCGAACGCCGCGCCGCCGGGACCGCCCCCAAGCCGGGCGCCGCCCCGAAGACGGGCGCCGCCCCGGCCGCCGACGGGCCGGCGCCGCCCAAGCCCAAGGGCGGGCAGGACTGGAAGGCCCGCAAGGAGCTCGACCGGCTCGAACGCCGCCTGGAGAAGCTCGCCGCGCAGGAGGGCGAGCTCCACGAGCAGCTCGCCGCCCACGCCACCGACTACGCCAAGCTCCAGGAGCTGGACGGCCGGCTCCGCGAGATCCAGGCCGAGGCCGCCCGGGTCGAGGAGGAGTGGCTCATGCTCGCCGAGGATCTCGGCTAG
- a CDS encoding amidase → MTTWIIKTDAPGDGPRLAVKDAIDVAGLPTTAGCQAIAERAEPAAADAPVIASARAQGARIAGKANLNELCMAADGVNPWSGMPVNPLDPSRVPGGSSSGSAVAVATGEADVAFGTDTSGSIRIPAACCGIAGLKTTHGRVSLEGVHPLSETLDVVGPMGRDVAAVVLGMGLIEPGFTPVPYDASLPVARLRVPGVDPAIDAAVDDALRRLGPVTDVTSAHYEQGATVNGVIVSAEGWRHNGRLLDDPSKLSGRIYRRIQQMRDVSEAGLLDWALRAREELRAELDAILARHAAIALPVLTCVAPEPGEADESDLELTTLTGQVNAAGLPAFALPVPLPGSHLPASVQLIGPAGGEERLCGLAAALEAALS, encoded by the coding sequence ATGACGACTTGGATCATCAAGACGGACGCGCCGGGCGACGGCCCCCGGCTCGCCGTCAAGGACGCCATCGACGTGGCCGGCCTGCCCACCACGGCGGGCTGCCAGGCCATCGCCGAGCGCGCCGAGCCCGCCGCCGCGGACGCGCCCGTCATCGCCTCCGCCCGCGCCCAGGGCGCCCGCATCGCCGGCAAGGCCAACCTGAACGAGCTGTGCATGGCCGCCGACGGCGTCAACCCGTGGTCCGGGATGCCGGTGAACCCGCTCGACCCGTCCCGGGTGCCGGGCGGCTCGTCCAGCGGCTCCGCCGTCGCCGTCGCCACCGGCGAGGCCGACGTCGCGTTCGGCACCGACACGTCCGGGTCGATCCGCATCCCCGCCGCCTGCTGCGGCATCGCCGGGCTGAAGACCACGCACGGGCGGGTGTCCCTCGAAGGGGTCCACCCGCTGTCGGAGACCCTCGACGTCGTCGGGCCCATGGGACGCGACGTCGCCGCCGTCGTCCTCGGCATGGGCCTCATCGAGCCCGGGTTCACGCCCGTCCCGTACGACGCGTCCCTGCCGGTCGCGCGGCTGCGCGTCCCCGGCGTGGACCCCGCGATCGACGCCGCCGTGGACGACGCGCTCCGCCGCCTCGGCCCCGTCACCGACGTCACGTCCGCGCACTACGAGCAGGGCGCCACCGTCAACGGCGTGATCGTCAGCGCGGAGGGCTGGCGGCACAACGGCCGCCTGCTCGACGACCCGTCCAAGCTGAGCGGCCGCATCTACCGCCGCATCCAGCAGATGCGGGACGTCTCGGAGGCCGGGCTGCTCGACTGGGCCCTCCGCGCCCGCGAGGAGCTGCGGGCCGAGCTGGACGCGATCCTCGCCCGGCACGCCGCGATCGCGCTGCCCGTGCTGACCTGCGTCGCCCCCGAACCCGGCGAGGCCGACGAATCCGACCTGGAGCTGACCACGCTGACCGGCCAGGTCAACGCCGCCGGGCTGCCCGCGTTCGCGCTGCCCGTCCCGCTGCCGGGCTCGCACCTGCCCGCGTCCGTCCAGCTCATCGGGCCCGCCGGCGGCGAGGAGCGGCTCTGCGGCCTGGCCGCCGCGCTGGAGGCCGCGCTGTCGTGA
- a CDS encoding MarR family winged helix-turn-helix transcriptional regulator has product MRDEVDELVEAWRAERPDLDVRPLQVLSRVSRLARHLDRARRAVFVAHDLESWEFDVLTALRRAGAPYQLSPGRLLRATLVTSGTMTNRIDRLAAAGLVERHPDPQDKRGVQVRLTEAGLTRVDAAFADLLGREQTILEGLSPEQRDVLAGLLRTLLVPFDRD; this is encoded by the coding sequence ATGCGCGATGAGGTCGACGAGCTGGTCGAGGCGTGGCGGGCGGAGCGTCCGGACCTGGACGTGCGGCCGCTGCAGGTCCTCAGCCGGGTGTCCCGGCTGGCCCGGCACCTCGACCGGGCCCGGCGGGCGGTGTTCGTCGCGCACGATCTGGAGTCGTGGGAGTTCGACGTCCTCACCGCGCTGCGCCGGGCGGGCGCGCCGTACCAGCTGAGCCCGGGGCGGCTGCTGCGCGCGACGCTGGTGACGTCCGGCACGATGACGAACCGCATCGACCGGCTGGCGGCGGCGGGGCTGGTCGAGCGGCATCCCGACCCGCAGGACAAGCGCGGCGTGCAGGTCCGCCTCACCGAGGCGGGCCTGACGCGCGTCGACGCGGCGTTCGCCGATCTGCTCGGCCGGGAGCAGACGATCCTGGAGGGCCTCAGCCCCGAGCAGCGGGACGTGCTGGCGGGCCTGCTCCGCACCCTGCTGGTCCCCTTCGACCGGGACTAG
- a CDS encoding trans-aconitate 2-methyltransferase — protein sequence MSRETAAVWDPVQYGIFGDERARPFAELVARLGGAAPARVTDLGCGSGELTATLAARWPGATVDALDSSPDMIAAARAHEIPGRLAFRVADLAAWRPERSVDLIVSNAALHWVPEHPDLLPRWVDALTPGGRLAFQVPGNFDAPSHVLLRELGRSDRWRAKLGHLQHDAPVLDPAGYLDLLARHGCAVDAWETTYAQVLHGDDPVLAWVKGTALRPVLAALDNAEAAEFLADYAARLRRAYPAAPYGTVFPFRRIFVIATRNTT from the coding sequence ATGTCGAGAGAAACCGCTGCCGTGTGGGATCCCGTCCAGTACGGGATCTTCGGCGACGAGCGCGCCCGGCCGTTCGCCGAGCTCGTCGCCCGCCTCGGCGGCGCCGCGCCCGCCCGCGTCACCGACCTCGGCTGCGGCAGCGGCGAACTCACCGCCACCCTCGCCGCCCGCTGGCCCGGCGCGACCGTCGACGCCCTCGACAGCTCACCCGACATGATCGCCGCCGCCCGCGCGCACGAGATCCCCGGCAGGCTCGCCTTCCGCGTCGCCGACCTCGCCGCCTGGCGCCCCGAGCGGTCCGTCGACCTGATCGTCTCCAACGCCGCCCTGCACTGGGTCCCCGAACACCCCGACCTGCTGCCCCGGTGGGTCGACGCACTCACCCCCGGCGGGCGCCTCGCCTTCCAGGTCCCCGGCAACTTCGACGCGCCCAGCCACGTGCTGCTCCGCGAACTCGGCCGCTCCGACCGCTGGCGCGCCAAACTCGGGCACCTCCAGCACGACGCGCCCGTCCTCGACCCCGCCGGGTACCTCGACCTCCTCGCCCGCCACGGCTGCGCCGTCGACGCCTGGGAGACCACCTACGCGCAGGTCCTGCACGGCGACGACCCCGTCCTCGCATGGGTCAAGGGCACCGCGCTGCGGCCCGTCCTCGCCGCGCTCGACAACGCCGAGGCCGCCGAATTCCTCGCCGACTACGCCGCCCGGCTCCGCCGCGCCTACCCCGCGGCCCCCTACGGCACCGTGTTCCCGTTCCGGAGGATCTTCGTGATCGCCACCCGGAACACCACCTAG
- a CDS encoding TetR/AcrR family transcriptional regulator, giving the protein MTGKERREQLLDIGRSLFADRGLDGTSVEEIASAAGVSKPVVYEHFGGKEGLYAVVVDREFERLLRLVTDALNSAIHYRGKLEKAALALLEYIEGHPDGFRILVRDSHGGTGTGSYASLLSEIAGEVEYVLAQEFDRHDYDDKFAPMYAQMLVGMVAMTGQWWLDVRKPRREEVAAHVVNLAWNGLAALEPKPSLDPRRRRKEQERRERAAEKAAAKAEKAEEKAAAKAERERRRARRELDGIADPST; this is encoded by the coding sequence ATGACGGGCAAGGAACGCCGCGAGCAGCTGCTCGACATCGGCCGGTCGCTGTTCGCCGACCGCGGCCTGGACGGCACCTCGGTGGAGGAGATCGCCTCCGCGGCCGGCGTGTCGAAGCCCGTGGTCTACGAGCACTTCGGCGGTAAGGAGGGGCTGTACGCGGTCGTCGTCGACCGCGAGTTCGAGCGCCTCCTGCGGCTGGTCACGGACGCGCTGAACTCGGCCATCCACTACCGGGGGAAGCTGGAGAAGGCGGCGCTGGCGCTGCTGGAGTACATCGAGGGCCATCCGGACGGGTTCCGGATCCTGGTCCGCGACTCGCACGGCGGCACGGGCACCGGCAGCTACGCCAGCCTGCTGAGCGAGATAGCGGGCGAGGTGGAGTACGTCCTCGCGCAGGAGTTCGACCGGCACGACTACGACGACAAGTTCGCGCCCATGTACGCGCAGATGCTGGTCGGCATGGTCGCGATGACGGGCCAGTGGTGGCTGGACGTCCGCAAGCCGCGTCGGGAGGAGGTCGCCGCGCACGTGGTGAACCTCGCGTGGAACGGCCTGGCGGCGCTGGAGCCGAAGCCGTCGCTGGATCCGCGCCGGCGGCGCAAGGAGCAGGAGCGCCGGGAGCGGGCCGCCGAGAAGGCCGCGGCGAAGGCCGAGAAGGCCGAGGAGAAGGCGGCGGCGAAGGCCGAGCGGGAGCGGCGCCGGGCGCGCCGGGAGCTGGACGGGATCGCCGACCCCTCGACGTGA
- a CDS encoding fatty acid desaturase, with amino-acid sequence MTTVPTMDPPRPQPRPEFAPEARGNAERVLIAAFTGVPFLALFAAVPLAWGRFLGWTDVALTAVFYVLSAGGITVGYHRYFTHGSFKARRGLKIFMALAGSLAVEGPVITWVADHRRHHKHSDKEFDPHSPWRFGDDWKALAKGLAWAHYGWLFDANRTSKKRFAKDLLNDRDIRRIHLAFPGLVAVSFLLPAVLGGLITMSWMGFFTALFWAGLVRITLVHHVTWSINSICHTFGTEDFEVRDKSRNVWWLAIPSLGESWHNLHHSDPTCARHGVLKGQVDISARIIQAFEKAGWAHDVRWPNSDRLAAKRTKQAV; translated from the coding sequence ATGACAACCGTTCCGACCATGGACCCCCCTCGACCGCAACCGCGGCCGGAGTTCGCGCCGGAGGCGCGCGGCAACGCGGAACGGGTGCTCATCGCCGCGTTCACGGGCGTGCCGTTCCTGGCGCTGTTCGCGGCGGTCCCGCTGGCGTGGGGCCGGTTCCTCGGCTGGACGGACGTCGCGCTCACCGCCGTGTTCTACGTGCTGTCGGCGGGGGGCATCACGGTCGGGTACCACCGGTACTTCACGCACGGGTCGTTCAAGGCCAGGCGCGGCCTGAAGATCTTCATGGCGCTCGCCGGGAGCCTCGCGGTCGAGGGGCCGGTCATCACGTGGGTCGCCGACCACCGGCGGCACCACAAGCACTCGGACAAGGAGTTCGACCCGCACTCGCCGTGGCGGTTCGGGGACGACTGGAAGGCGCTGGCGAAGGGGCTGGCGTGGGCCCACTACGGCTGGCTGTTCGACGCCAACCGGACGTCCAAGAAGCGGTTCGCCAAGGACCTGCTGAACGACAGGGACATCCGGCGCATCCACCTGGCGTTCCCGGGGCTGGTCGCGGTGTCGTTCCTGCTGCCGGCTGTGCTCGGCGGGCTGATCACGATGTCCTGGATGGGCTTCTTCACCGCGCTGTTCTGGGCCGGGCTGGTCCGGATCACGCTGGTGCACCATGTGACGTGGTCGATCAACTCGATCTGCCACACGTTCGGCACCGAGGACTTCGAGGTCCGCGACAAGTCCCGCAACGTGTGGTGGCTGGCGATCCCGTCGCTGGGCGAGTCGTGGCACAACCTGCACCATTCAGACCCGACCTGCGCGCGGCACGGGGTGCTGAAGGGGCAGGTCGACATCAGCGCGCGGATCATCCAGGCGTTCGAGAAGGCGGGCTGGGCGCACGACGTCCGGTGGCCGAACAGCGACAGGCTCGCCGCGAAACGCACGAAGCAGGCGGTTTGA